In Malania oleifera isolate guangnan ecotype guangnan chromosome 8, ASM2987363v1, whole genome shotgun sequence, a single window of DNA contains:
- the LOC131161357 gene encoding MICOS complex subunit MIC10-like produces MAESNEIPQQYDLNAKWDACLDLTVRRFVYSSFAGAFGGLFFFRSPVTRWASVAFGAGLGIGSAYTECSQRFDGFPSKMTSPKISGSPAQD; encoded by the exons ATGGCTGAAAGCAACGAAATTCCCCAGCAGTACGACCTCAATGCGAAATGGGACGCCTGTCTCGATCTGACGGTCCGTCGATTCGTTTATTCTTCCTTCGCCGGAGCTTTTGGGGGCCTCTTTTTCTTCA GGAGTCCTGTGACACGTTGGGCTTCTGTAGCTTTTGGTGCTGGATTGGGTATTGGATCTGCATATACTGAGTGTTCTCAAAGGTTTGATGGATTTCCTTCAAAGATGACATCACCTAAGATTTCAGGGTCTCCTGCTCAG